From the Fusobacterium ulcerans ATCC 49185 genome, the window ATCACTAAAGAACCTCTTGTAGGCAGAAATGCAGTTATTTTATCTGTATCTTTAGGTTTAGGTTATGGACTTGGAAGTGTTCCTGCTGCCCTTAAATATTTTCCTGAAAGTATTCAGCTTATATTTGGTGGTTCTGGAATAGTTGTTTCTGGTTCTATTGCTGTTCTTCTTAATATCATTCTGCCTTTAGATGAAAAGATAAAAAAATCATTAAAGACTGAAAAAGTTTCTCAATAAAATTAATAAATTACCACACAGCAGAGCAGGTATATAAGCAGTCTTCTTTTGAGGATTTCTTATTAATACTCTGCTGTCTTTTCGTGGTATAATATAAATAATACAATAACACAGGAGGTAAAACTTGTTTAGTTTTTCTAAATATTTTCCTGCTCAATCTTTGCAGGAAGCCTATGACGAACTTTTAAAAAGTAAAAAAAATATTATACTTGGAGGAACTTCTTATCTTAGAATGGAAAATACTTCATATAATACTGCTATAGATCTTTCTTCTCTTTCCCTTGATTACATCAAAGAAGATGAAGAATATATTCACATTGGAGCTATGGCTTCATTTAGAGAAATAGAAACTAACTCTATTATTTTAAATTTATTTAATGGAATTCTTTCAAAATCTGTAGAAAATATAATAGGAGTTCAATTCAGAAATAATGTTACTGTTGGAGCTACTGTTTTTTCTAAATATGGTTTTTCTGACCTTATCCCTACACTTTTATCTCTTGATACTACTGTTGTTCTTTTCAATGGAGGAGCAATTTCTCTGGAAGAATATTTGTCTACAGAAGGAAAGACAAAAGATATCCTTGTTGAAATAAAAATAAGAAAAGCTATTGGAAAAGGATCTTTTCAAAGTATCAGAAAAAGTAAAACTGACTATGCTATAACTAATACAGCTGTTACAAATGAAAAAGGAAACTTCAGAATTGCCATTGGTGTAAGACCAGGAAAAGCTAAGCTAGCTTGTAAAGCAATGGAGTTATTAAATCATTCTGACAATATCACTGATGAAGTTATTGATAAAGCATGCAGCATTATAACTGAAGAAATTACTTTTGGTTCTAATATGAGAGGAAGCAGTGAATATAGGGCTGCAATATCTAAAGTTATGACTAAGAGAGCTATAAAGGAGGTATTATAATGCTTTTAACTTTAACTGTAAATGGACTAAAAAGAGAGTTATTAATATCAGAGGACGAATACCTTCTTGATACATTGAGAAAAGCTGGATATTTAAGTGTAAAAAGAGGATGTGACACTGGGTCTTGCGGACTTTGTACTGTCCTTGTTGATGATAAGCCCGTTCTTTCATGTAGTACACTAGCTGCCAGAATGAATAATAAAAAAATAACTACTATCGAAGGATGTCAGGAAGAAGCTGCAAAATTTGCCAATTTTATGGCTGATGAAGGAGCAGAGCAATGTGGTTACTGTGCTCCTGGATTTACTTTGACAGTTCTTGCTATGATGAAGGAATATAAAAATCCAACAGATGAAGAGATACTTCATTATCTAAATGGAAACCTATGCAGATGCAGTGGATATGTTTCACAGCTTAGAGCAATAAAAAACTTTATGGAGGCTGAAAAATCTAATGAAAATAGTAAATAAATCTATAAAAAAAATAGATAGTATTGGAATAATAACAGGAAGACCTCTATATACAGATGATTTAGTTATAAACAACAACTCTCTTATTGTAAAGCTTTTAAGATCACCTCATGCCTATGCAAAAATATTAGATATAGATACAAGCATTGCCAAAAGAGTTCCTGGGGTAGAAGCTGTTTATACACACCATGATGTGCCAAAAACTATGTTTACTCTTGCTGGGCAATCTTATCCTGAACCATCTCCATATGATAGGAAAATATTATCTGAGTATGTAAGATATGTGGGAGATCCTGTTGCAATTATTGCTGCTGTTGATGAAAAAACTGCTGAAAAAGCAATGAAACTTATAAAAGTAAAATATGAAGTCCTTGAAGCTGTCATTGATTATGAAAAAGCTTTAGACTCAGATATATTAGTTCATCCTGAAGATATACATATAAACTTCCCAATAGGATTTGACAATAAAAGAAACCTTGCTTCTTCATATCTTGAAACTAAGGGAGATGTAGAAAAAGGATTTGAAGAAAGTGATGTAATCATAGAAAAAACTTACTATACTCAGCCTCAAATACATGCAATGATGGAAACTTACAGGACTGCATGCTATTTAGATGCTCATGGAAGATTAACTGTAGTTTCATCTACTCAAATTCCTTTCCATGTGAGAAGACATCTGGCTAGAGCTCTTGAAATGCCAAGCAGCAGAATAAGAGTTATCAAGCCTAAAATAGGTGGAGGTTTTGGAGGAAAGCAGACTTCTGTTTGTGAAATATACCCAGCTTTTGTTACTATGAAAACTGGAAAACCTTCTAAGATAATTTATTCAAGAAAAGAAACTCAAGCATACTCTAATACAAGACATGCTATGAGACTAAAAGTAAAAATCGGTTCAGATAAAGAAGGAAATATAAAAGCTATTGATATAAATGTTTTATCTAATACAGGAGCTTATGGAGAACATGCTCCAACTGTTACTTCTCTTGTAGTGTACAAGACTTTTCCTTTATATGCTAAAGTTCCTATGAGATGTAAAGCTGATATAGTTTACTCTAATACTATGGTAGGTGCTGCATTTAGAGGATATGGAGCTACTCAGGGAACTTTTGCTGTGGAGTCTGCTGTCAATGAACTTGCTCACAAACTAGGAATAGATCCAACAGAAATCAGAATGAAAAATCTTGTAGACCAATCTGACAAAGTCAGTGGAGATATTAAAAAATGTATCTCTATTGGTAAAGAAGCTTTTGATTGGGAAAACAGAACTGTAAAAGATATGGGAAATGGAAAAGTAAGAGCCAGCGGAATGGCTGTTACAATGCAGGGATCAGGTATTGCCAATGTAGATACTGCCTCTGCCACTCTAAAACTTCATGATAGTGGAGATTACACACTTTATTTAGGAGTTACAGATATGGGACAAGGATGTGATACTGTTCTTGCTCAAATGGCTTCTGAGATACTTGAAGTACCTGTAGAAAAAATTATAGTAAATACTGCTGATACTGATACTTCGCCATATGATCCAGGTGCTTATGCTTCAAGTGGTACTTATGTTACTGGAAATGCTGTAATTTTAGCTGCTGAAAAAATGAAAAAAGAAGTTCTTGACATAGCTTCTAAGTTAATGAATACTTCTGTTGAAGAATTAGAATATCTTGGAGAATCAGTACAGGATAAAAATGGAAATAAACTTTCTTTAAGAGATATTGGTGAAAGAGCTGTATCTTTTGAAGGTAAAAATCAGATTATTACAAGTGCAACTTGGGGTGGATCTACATCACCTCCTCCATTTATTGCAAGTTTTGCTGAAGTGGAAGTAGATACTCTCACTGGAAATACTGAAGTTATAGATTTCCTTTCTGTAGTGGACTGTGGTACTCCTATCAATCCTGCTCTGGCTCAGGTACAGGTAGAAGGAGGAATTGCTCAGGGTATTGGCCTTGCTCTTTATGAAGATATTCAATTTGATGATAGAGGTAAAGTTAAGCATGACACACTTATGCAGTATAAGATTCCTTCTAGAAAAGATTTAGGAAATATAAATGTTATATTCAGTTATTCAAATGAACCTACTGGACCATTTGGAGCTAAATCTATTGGTGAAGTAGTTATCAACACAGCTTCTCCAGCTATTGCTGATGCTATCTATAATGCAACAAAAGCTAGAGTAAGAAGTCTTCCAATTACAAGTGAAAAATTATTTTGGGAAATTCACTCAAAATAATTAAAATTTTGCTGGTTTTTTCTTGAAAATATGCTATTATATATGTTACTTACTATTAAATAAGCAATCATAATTTGTTGGAGGAATTTTTATATGAAATTATTAAAAGAATATATAGAGAAAAATGGTAAAGCCATTGGAACGAATATTCTAAAAGTAGATAGTTTTTTAAACCATCAAATAGACCCTAACCTAATGATGGCTATGGGAGAAGAGTTTAAAAGAAGATTTGAAGATCAGGGAGTTAATAAAATACTTACTATAGAAGCTTCTGGAATTGCAATAGGTTTAGCTGCTGCTTATGCCTTTAATGTACCTCTTGTTTTTGCTAAAAAGAAAATTCCTTCTACTATGGGAGATTTTTACACAGCTAATGTATTTTCATTTACTAAGAATAAAGATTACACTATTTGTGTAGCTAAAGAATTTTTATCACCTAATGATAGAGTCCTTATTGTAGATGACTTCCTTGCTATGGGAAATGCTGTATTAGGTCTTAAATCATTAGTTGAATCTGCTGGAGCTGAAGTTATTGGAGCTGGTATTGCAGTAGAAAAAGGATTTCAGCAAGGTGAAAAACTATTAGTTGATAATGGTGTTAAAGTTGAGGCTCTTGCTGTTGTTGATTCACTTGAAAATGGTATTATTAAATTTAGATAATTTAATCAAAAAAAAATTTTATAAAAAAAAGTATTGACATTTTCTTTTTATGAGAGTATTATAAGTTCATAATAAATTTTAGTTAAGAGGAGATAATTATGAAAGTCATTAGCGTTCTTAAAAACACATTACATCACCATCATCATAGATAAGAGTTTGTTTTTGTGAATTTTATTCATAGATGCAGACTCATGTTGTAATTCAAACGAGTCTGTATCTATGGTGGAACTTAATGCTTTCTAATTTAGTTAAGCCATCTGGATACTTATGTCAGATGGCTTTTTTATTTTAATTTAATAATACGGAGGGAGATCTTTATGAAAAAATTATTTATGGCGGTTTTAGTTATTACGGTATTAGCTTCTATTAGTTTATTTGCAGCTGATGGTTCTTTAGAAAAAGTAAAAAAAGATGGATATTTTATAGTTGGATTAGATGCTACATTTGCTCCAATGGGATTCAGAGATGAAAACGAAGAAATAGTTGGATTCGATATTGACCTTGCTAAAGAAGTTGCTAAGAGAATGGGTGTTGAAGCTAGATTCAAACCTTGTGAATGGGATGGAATCATCTTTGATCTTAGAAGTAAAAATATTGACATGGTATGGAATGGAATGACAATCACAGAACAAAGAAGCAAACAGGCAGCTTTTACTACTCCATATCTTGTAGATGGGCAAATCATTTTCTCTAGAAAAGGTAATGAAATAAATAAAGTCAGTGAACTTGCTGGAAAAGTAGTAGGTGTTCAATTAGGAAGCTCTGGATCACAAGCAGTTGAAAGAAATGCTATTGCTCCAAAACTTAAAGAAATAAAAAAATATGCAACAAATGTAGAAGCACTTCTTGATCTTGAAGCTGGAAGAACAGATGCAGTAGTTATGGATGCTATCTCTGGAAAATACTACAATGCTAAGAAAAATACTTTAAGCTTCTCTGAAGAATCTTTATCAGATGAATACTTTGCCGTAGCTTTAAGAAAAGATGACAAAGCTCTATTAGATGAAATTAACAGATTATTAGATGAAATGAAAAAAGATGGAACATTCGATCAAATTTCATTAAAATGGCTAGGAACAACTAAATAATAAGGAGAATAAACTTTATGGATGGAAATATAATATTTATTTTAAAAGGTATGAAATTAACAGTTAATTTATATGTTGTAACTATGCTTTTCTCTCTTCCTCTAGGGATATTATTATCCCTAGGGAGAGTTTCAAAAAATACAACATTAAGTAATATGATTCAAATATACACATGGATATTCAGAGGGACCCCCCTTTTACTTCAACTTTTCTTTGTGTACTATGGTCTTCCAGTAGTTGGTATTACTTTAACACCTTTTGCTGCTGCTTCTCTTACATTTGTTATAAATTATACAGCTTATTTCTGTGAAATATTTAGAGGAAGCATTCTGGGAATTGATCCAGGACAATATGAAGCTGCAAAAGTACTTGGTATGAAGTACTGGCAGACTATGATTAGAATAATAATTCCACAAGCTCTTATTACAGCACTTCCACCATTATCAAATGAGGCCATCTCTCTTATTAAAGATACTTCATTAGTTTCTGCTATTGGAATGGCTGAGATATTAAGAAATTCAAGAGAAATTGTTACTCGTGATTTCTCAATAGCACCATTTTTTATATGTGCAGTAGTATATTTAGGACTTTCTACAATAGTTGTTTTATTCTTTAAAAGAATGGAAAAAAAGGTGATGATATAATATGATTATTAAAGTTAATAATTTATCTAAACAATATTTAGAAGGAGATGTTATACTTAAAGGTGTCAATCTTGATATAGAAAAAGGAGAAGTAGTTTCTATAATAGGTCCATCTGGAGGTGGAAAATCTACTCTTCTCAGATGTCTTATCGGCTTAGAAGAAATAGATTCTGGAGATATAAAAGTCCCTGATAAAAAGAAAATGGGAATGGTTTTTCAAGCTTTTAATCTTTTTCCTCATAAAACAGCTATTCAAAATATAATGGAATCACTGATAGTTGTAGATAAAATGGATAAATCTGAAGCAAAAAAAATAGCTTATGATCTTTTAGAAAAAGTTGGGCTTAAAGACAGAGCTGACTTTTATCCTAAAGCTCTTTCTGGAGGTCAAAAACAGAGGGTAGCTATTGCCAGAGCTTTAGCAAGAAATCCAGAAGTTTTGCTTTTTGATGAACCTACATCTGCTCTCGATCCTGATATGGTAAAGGAAGTATTGAACGTTATTGAACAGCTTAGAGAATCAAGTAATATTACTATGGTAATAGTAAGCCATGAAATAGATTTTGTTAATCAAATTTCTGACAGAATTGTTGTAATGGAAAATGGTAATATAAAAGACATAATTGTTAATAAGAAAAAAAGACAGGTTTCCTAAGAAGGAGTCCTGTCCTTTTTTAATACTTATTTTTTCCAGCTGTTATATAAATCAGCTATGATATCTTCTATTGGAGCTTTTATTATTTCTATATCAACAATCTCTGTATATTGAGAAAGCTTTTTAAAAATATCATTTATTTTAATTTTTTCTTTATCAAACTTATAACTATATTTTCCCTCTTCTGAACCTGTAAATTCCATTTCATCTAAGGCTGGTGCTTCTCCAGTTGAAGTTATAATCAATCTAGAGGAATTATTCTGTACTTTTCTCAACTCTTCAAAATTTCCATCAAAAGCTATCTGTCCCTTAGAGAGTAATATTATTCTTTCAGCCATCTCTTCCAAATCATCCATGTCATGACTTGTTACAACTATTGTTGTCCCTTTCTCCCTATTTAATTTCTTTAGGAAGTTTATCATCTTTTTCTTAGCAAGAACATCAAGTCCTAATGTTGGTTCATCTAAAAATATTATCTGTGGGTTATGGAGAAGAAGCATTCCTAAATCAGCTCTCATACGTTGACCTAGACTAAGCTCTCTGGCAAATGTTTTCAATATATCAGATAAGTCTAAAAGCTCAGTCACCATAGCTAGATTTTCATCAAAAACCTCCTGTGGTATATTCCAAACTGATTTTTTCCATTCATAACTTGTAATTACAGGATGATCCCACCATAATTCTGTTCTTTGCCCAAATAATACTCCTATATTTTCCATAAGTTTTATACGTTCTTTTCCAGGAAACATTCCTAACACAGAAATATTCCCGCTTGATGGCTGTAAAATTCCTGAAAGTATTTTTATAGTTGTACTTTTTCCAGCTCCATTAGCTCCTGCATAAGCTAAAAATTCCCCTTTGGATACTTTAAAAGATACCCCATCCAAAGCTTTTATCTCTCTTTTCTCTGGTGAAAAAAGATTTTTTACTATATCTTTTATTTTTCCACTTCTCTGCCATTGCACATATATTTTACTTACATCATCTATGACCAAAGCTGGAATATCTTGGTGAACCATATTTTGCATAATATCTCATCCCCTTTTTAAAAATTAATGCAGCTAAAACAAGAAATATTGTTGCTGTCATCATCATAAATATCATAATATCAAATTTGCCTAAAAGTATTCTGCTTGGAAACCATGCTATCATCCCAACTGGTATCAATGAACAAAAGAAAATCTGTGTTGATTTATTCATTCCCCCAAGTGGATAGTTTTTTAATGATTCAAACATCCCTATTCCAACTGAAGCTATCTCTTCAGCTGCTGCTGGAGCATAAAATGCTGTACATGATAATATATATATTGTACATATCATTATAGTGCATGATGCTGCTAAGTTTATTAAAAGCATCACTAGCCATATTCCAGAAAAATTTATTCCAGAAGAGGAAACTGAATAATATATCAGTCCTATTCCACATAGAAGCACTCCATTTCCCGATACTGGAGAAAATCCCTCTGCTGCTAACTGCATCCACACAGGAACTGGCTGTATCATCTTATGATCCATTTGTCCTCTTCCTATTGTTCTGCTTATCTGCCCTGCATTATTACTTATGAAAAACAATGCAAACACCCCTTCCACCAAGACAGAATATCCCAGCATAAATATTATTTCTTTTTCAGTCATTCCTCCAATACCATCAAATTTTACTGCTAAAAGAAATACTCCCACTACAACTGCCAGTGTAGATATCATATCTGAAAATATATACATTAGGCAGTATTTAGTATCTCTCAAAAACCATAACAAATCCATTTTTCCATATATTTTAAACATTCTTATTAAAGTTCTTATTTTATCCACCAAATGAAATCATCCTCTCTTCACTTTTTATAAAAATTTTTATTCCAACTATCCATAAGACAATATTCCAAAAGATTTGTATTCCTATTATTTTCATAATTTCACTTTCCATTCCTGTATAAATAGTCAATGGAGCATTTCCCACAGAACCAAATGGAAGGAGGGCAAATATCTTTCCAAGCCCCCAAGGAAAGAATATAAAGGGAATAAGAGCTCCTGAGAGCAAAGAATATATACTTTCTCTAGCTCTGGTAGCAGCCCAGCATCCATTTTTCAATCTTATTGCAAAAGAAGCAAATAATAAATCTAAAGCAAATCCCAATGACACACTTAAGAGTAGGCTTATAAATGCTGATACTCCATTAATGATTGAAGCAGGAAATGGATTTATTCCCAACAACGGAGATAATACCCATAAAGGCAGTCCATAAAATAAAAATACTGGTATCCAATATCTTCCAATTGTTTCAGCTGCAAGACTCCCTATGACAGATACTGGTCTTGTATATCTTCCTATAATTGATCCCTCCCAAAGAGCAGAAGTAGCTGGTGTTACAATATCCAGCTGCGGCTTTAAAATAGAAGCCATCAATGAGTATGTAAGTATCTGTGATAGTTCTACTCCATCAAAACTTTTTCCAGCTTTTATCAAAGATTTCCAGATTAAAGTAAGCATAATAAACTGCACAAATTTTATAAAATATTCTCCTCCTATTGTTAATATATTTCCATCAAATACCTGCTTTGCACTCATCATCATAGTTGCACTGTAGGATTTTAAAAATTTATATTTCATAAATTCAATTCCTTTCTTAAAATTTAGACATAAAAAAACCGGGATACGACAATGCGCTCCCGGATTTAGATACAAACTTTAAAAATGCCATAAAATTTTTATGACTTCTCTATCTTTTTCCTTGGTAAAAACACATTATTTGCCGTAAACTGGACAGACTTATACATGTAAAGTGCCATTTTACCGTCTTGAGCTGTGACTTCACCAATATTTTTCCATGTTGAACTATTTTTAAATATTGAATTTATCATGTGTTTCACCTCCATCATTAAATTTTATTTTTATATTATCATTAAAGAACCTATATGTCAATATTTATATTTTAAGAAAATATTATTAGCTTAGCATTTATTAGGTATTTTACTATATTATAATCCTCTTTGACAGCATCAAAATTTATATCTAAATATTTCTCTATATTTTTAAGATACTCTTTTGCCACTTCTTTCTCATCTATTTTAATAAATTTTTTATATGCTTCATAATCTCAACTTTAAAAATGTCAATATCAAAAATTATATCTCCTAAAGGATTATTCTTCTATTATTCCAAAATATTTTCCTGGAGAAATTCCCTCATATTTTCTAAATGTTCTTATAAAAGTATTTGAACTATTGTATCCTACAAGCTCTGCTAAGTCTTTTATTCTTAAACCATTATTTTCTTGCATAATTTCTTTAGATTTTTCTATTCTATAAATACTTAGATAATTTTTAAAATTATCCCCTATTACTTTTTTAAATAATACACTTGTATATTTAAAAGAGTGTCCTAAATGATCTGCTAAATTTTCTAATGAAATATCAATCATGTAGTTTTCTTCAAGATATCTCTCAATTTTCATTTTTACAGATTCTATATCATTTTCTTCTTCTAATTTTGTAAGTTTGCATATGGCTAATATTTTTTCTTGAAACACTCTTTTTAGCTCAACTGCATTATTAATCTCCAATATTTCATTTATTTTATAATCCTTTATATCAATATTTTCATTTACTTCTTTTAATTGAATAAAAACTCTATTTAAAGTATTATATAATAGTATTCCAAATTCTTGAATATACTTTTTATCTATTACTTGTCCAGATTTCTGATTAAACATTTCATCTATTATTCTTTTAACACTTATTTCATTAGAGCTCAAAGTTCTTAATATAAGTTTAGATTCAATTTCAATTGGATAATAATATTTATTAAAGCTATTTTCTTTTATCTTATCTTGAAAAATAACACTATTTTGTTTGTAAATATATTTATAATCAAGCATTTTTTTTGCCATTCTATATGCTTTTGGCATTTGTAAGACATCATTATAAATATTTGTAACCACTAAAGTAAATTTTAAATTAAAATTTCTATCTATGTGAAAAACAAGACATTTTAAAACTTCTTCTAGTTCATCTTTTGATAGGCACTCTTCCAATATAAAAGTGATACTTTTATAATCAATTCCTACAACTTCACATTTTACTTCTTCTGAAAAATATTTTAAAATGTGCTCTTTTGATAAATTAAATTTATCAAATATATTCTCTACAGATTCTATATCAAAAACTTCCATTATTATTACTCTATATCTATCTACCTTAAAAATTTCTGAAATTTCATTTAAAAGCGAAATATCTAAGTGTTCTGTTATTCCTGTTATAAACTCTTTTATTCTTTTTTGCTTTTGATAATTTCTCAAACTTAAAATTTTATTTTGTAAAGTTAAATTTATATTTTGAATCTCTTCTATTTTATTTTCAATATACTCTAACTCTTTTTCATCTTTATTCTTTATATATCCCATTTTTTCTGCTAATTGCTTTATTGGATTTATTATGAAATATCTGCTGATTAAAATTAAAATATAAACCATTCCTAAAACAAGTAAAAGCTTAGCGCTCTCATAAAAAATTATCTGAAGTATATTTATTGATGGTTGAACATACAATAGAGTCAAATCAAAAGATGGTAAGTAGAATATATGAAATTTTTTTCCTAATTCCTTTTGAATATATCCATCCCTATTTATAGTATTTCTTTTCTTACTTTGTAATATCTCTATTAATTGAGCCTCTATTTTAGAAAATTTTTTATTATTATTTCCTAAATTTATTAATTTTTCATTACTAAAAATATACCATTTATCTGCTTCAGACATAATTTCAGAGAAAAAATTATTTTTTTCTAAAGAAATTATATAACTTACTATAATATTATTTTGTGTTTTTACATCATTTAAATATATATTAATATCTTCTTCAAAACAATTAATATACTTTTCTTTACTTTCTATATCCTTTGGAAAACCAACAGAATTATAGAAATCCTTTTTATTTGTAGTTCCATTCAATGTTGTTATTGAATCAGAAATATTATCTGCTACACTTACAAGATATCCTAATTTTCCATAAACACTATTTCTTTTTTTCAATTCCAAAAAAAGTTGTGTTTTACTATATGGAATATTTTGATTACTAGCTAAGCTTATAACATAATTTTTATATTTATCACTTGATTTAAAGTCATATAAAGTCATAGTAACAACTTCAGCTTTTCTTTCTAAATCATTATATAGCCTTTGACTCTTTATTTTTTCTCCTAAATTTATATTTACAATTTCTTTATAGGAAGTAATTGCTATAATTATACAAGAAATTAAAAATATAATTATTACTTTTATTTTTGGAGATTTTTTTCCCAATATTTTTTTCATTTTTAATTTTAATATATCCAACAATTTTCTTCCCTTCTCAAATAGATTCAACAATTTAAACACTAAATACATTATATCAATTTTTATAGTTTTTATAAAGCAAAGTTAAAGTTTTATCTTTTTATAAATATTTATCTTAGACCTGTATCTTCTGTTGATATTACAATCGATATTTTCTTACTGAATTTCTTTCCATTTTCTATTATTCCTATACTAAGTCCATCATTTTTATTCTTTAATTTTTCTGTTCTCATTCTATAGTATTTTTCATAATCTGATATTCTTTTAAAAGCACTATCTATATCCTTAAGAACTTTATTTTCTGATATCAATACAATAATCTTCTCTGCTCCAAATAGTGATAAACTGGTATTGTAATCTCCTACCACTAAAATTTGTCCATCTTCTGTAACAAGCTCTCCTTCTATTATAGCTATTTGTGCTAAAAGAGAAGCTCTTTTTGCTTCTTCAGAAGTTTCTTTAAATCTATTATAAAATTTATATTCCTTCAATTCATTAATAAATTCCTCATTTGTAAGTTCCCACGAATCTCCAAGAGCTATAGTTTTCTTTTTATTTAGAAGTTTTAGTATTTTTTCTTTTGCTTCTTTCACAGAAAAAACTCTATGGATAAGATAGCCTTTATCTAAGAGAATTTTACATAATCTATCTAATTTTTTTTCTTTATACCATCTTAAATTTTCTTCCATTTTTAGTCTCCTAATATCCTAAATTATCATTGATTAATATAACTCTTATCTTTCCACATACTCTTTTCCCATTTTTGATTACTGAAATAAAATTACACATTCTCATTTCAGTAGTACAATTTTCACATTTTCCACTGAAATTACAAGGAGTCTTATGGTTGAGCCTCTTAGAATTTAAAGGTCCTGCATAGTAAAGCCTTTTATATCCTTCATTTATATTTTTCACTATCTTATTGACTCCTGTTATTACTATAACATTGTGAGGACCATATGCCATTCCAGCTACACGATTTCCCCCTGAGTCTATTTGTATAAGAAATCCTTCTTCTGTAACAGCATTTGTCCCTGTTACAAGAAAATCACTTAATAGTGATTCCCTCATAACTCTAACTGTTCTTTCCCAAGTTGGCTGCTTAAATCTTTCAAAAAATTTATACTTTTCACTTCTAAATTTTTCAAGAAGACCTGTCATATTTAATGTGATAGAGCCTCCCATGCTTATTGAGCTACCTTCTGGAATAATATCTATAGTTATTTTTTCAGCTTCTTTGAGTGTGTCAACACATATTACTTCAAAATCATTATTCTTCAAATTTTTAATTGTTCTTTCTAATCTATCTTTTGCTAATAAATACTTTATATTTTCCATAACTCCTCCAAAAAGAATTATCTTATCATTTTATTTCCTTTTCTTCTCTTCTTAGTCTTAAAGTTTCAGCATTAGCATCAACTTTTTTCTTAGATAGTGGATACACCAACATAAATATAATTACAACTAATGTAAATAGTGTAGCAGGTGCCACTGTTGCAAGTTTATAAATGCCATTTAAAACTTCTTGAGTCTGTTCTTTAGTTCCTGCCTGGAATCCAATTATTGCAAGTGAATACCCTACTAAACTACTTCCAAGAGCTTGCCCCACTTTTCTTGAGAATGAGTAAATAGCATAAAGTGTTCCATCTTCTCTCCTTCCAGTTTTAATTTCAGAATCATCAATAACATCAATAATTGCTCCCCAAATTACATA encodes:
- a CDS encoding lactate utilization protein gives rise to the protein MENIKYLLAKDRLERTIKNLKNNDFEVICVDTLKEAEKITIDIIPEGSSISMGGSITLNMTGLLEKFRSEKYKFFERFKQPTWERTVRVMRESLLSDFLVTGTNAVTEEGFLIQIDSGGNRVAGMAYGPHNVIVITGVNKIVKNINEGYKRLYYAGPLNSKRLNHKTPCNFSGKCENCTTEMRMCNFISVIKNGKRVCGKIRVILINDNLGY